Genomic DNA from Paramisgurnus dabryanus chromosome 11, PD_genome_1.1, whole genome shotgun sequence:
ttttgtttgtttgaaagcagagggtctgttctttcatttggtatattgtatgtttatatatttaaagaagaacattttctggaaggcattaaactttgatgaaaatcatgaaaaacgctgctgctggctggcaacttttttaaaaaacgctggcggtgaaagagttaaaggcggggtgaatgatttctgaaaaacactttggaaaagggagtcgggccgactaccaaaacacacgtagccaatcagcaataaggggcgtgtctactaaccaaaatagttgcctgggttgcgtatgtgtgtggcgggcctatcaaaagaaggtctagattctattggggtaggggcgtgtttgtttaggtgattttaaatgtcaacattggctttcagagatcatgcacccctccTTTAACATTGGGTCAGATACATTTTTTCACTCGAGTTGTTTGCAGCAATCACAGCGATCAATTCGCGTCATTCACACATCAACCCACGTGACTTCACATCTTTGCATGGACTCTGTATTTAATCTACGCAAAACGTTGAATTTGCGTTTGGTGTTAACGCTCCATATTGCTGTTATTTTTGCTATTTAGCCCTTATAGGTGTTGGGAGGTGTAAGTAATTTGGCCTCAAATCAGCTGTGAGCGCATGAAAAATAGATCTTTCAAATTCCACATATTTCTTGTTCAAAAAGAAATCAATATCAAATGTGCTTgacaatatgtgaccctgcctgtgaataccctgctaaagtcatttttgtgatttacgtTTTCTGCATAAAATCATCCATAATGTAaagcattctgtgaaaatataaccttgacatCTTTAAGGTcgtgtcaaagattgaaatcaatgagtgaattcaaactttgatgctcttaatGATCATCATGAGACTTTATCTGAGAGTAGTGACAGAATTGTTGTTTTAGGTTACATTaggataaaaaaatatgtaaatatatatttaatgcaCTAAAGCCAATGTTCTCCCAAAATGGAGACTCCTGGAAGGCTGAAGTCTTATTATTACTCCCATTACGCTCTGTCTGTGTAAATTTAAAATGCATTGCTGGGTCTCAATGTTTAATTAATATAGTAATAAGAAACTTTTTTACATAGATTTAGTATTCCGGCAAGCCTTTGACTAAGACTATGCTACATAATACATATTGAATACATCTTTAAATAGTCAAAGTTAGATGGCTGCATCTGGGTAACATCCCCGCTGATAACACAACTAATAAGTCTTTTAAGGTCAGTCAGTGAGCACAAAAATACCCTGAGAgtcatattaaatataaatgtcataGTGTTATCTCTGCAAACCTGTGTAAAGGAAACACACTGTACTGTGTGTGTACATATGGCCCCTTATCTAATTTATTTTTCAAGGAGCTAATAACCAATCCAAACCTCCAACGGGAATCTGAAGGGAGACCTGGAAACTTTCCTACAGCCAGAGGACATTTTGTCAACAATAGTCTGCAAAAATGATTATCGTTCATGTGTGTTTTGCAGAACATGTGGGCAGACGGGACATTCTGGGAGACAGCCTTTTAACAAAAGATAAGACTCTGTGGTCACAGTGTAAGAAACAGTCGCTGTATACATGATATTATCTACTTACTTCCTTATTGTTAAACATCTTTTATTTGACCTGTTTTGGTTGTTTTCCAAAACGCTCCTCACAGATGGCCAAACACATTTTACTGTAATAATCATTTTTAGCATATGTGGAagctattaaatattattagcTTTATACTAGgtatacaaaattatatttgCAACAATATGGAAAGGATAAGATTTCCCAAGtgcaaataatttaaatgttcaGACATTTACAGCCAGAATAAGATCTAGGAAATATGTTTATGCAGGACTGTCACTGTTAAAGTCAccttagaaaatgttttatgctAAATGATAGTTTTATTATACATTCTAACTAGATTTACATTGAACATGAACATTATTTAACAGGTAGCTTATATTTGACCCCTGTGCAAAGATGTGTGTATGCATAGCAGATGAAATAATTTTGATCCACATGCAACTGTAAAACAAGGCTGGAAATAAAGGGACTTGGGGGACTGAGTCCAGGCTGTGAATTTCAAGGGATAACAGAATTCAAAATGTGGAGGATTTCCATCTTTTCTCCATAATGGCCTCCAAACATTATGCAAAGTTCCTTCATTAAAGTGGAATTTTCTGCATCTGTGGTTTAAAGATGTGCCCACAGAGTGAATCTCAGCCACTATCACCacttgtttttaatattttaataggtTACAAAAGCAAAATTCAAAACCATATGAGCAAAGACATTTTAGGAGCTCATAAAATTCtgaattaaatgtcaaatgaGCATGAGATACTATATAAGATATAAATTTACTACTGTATACCAGTTAAAGTTTTAAGCAAGAGTATCATGAGGATTAATGCATTTAATTGTGGTATAATCATTATAATCTACAGACTTATGAAACAgcaattaaaaattaaaaagtattaattttcaataaataattacactaatttaatatttaatagtcATTTAATCACTGATTActaaatttcaatgaattttaAAAATCTTGCACCAAGTAATAACATTATTCAACACTCTATGGATTTAATataacactgtcagaaataaatggTCAAAAAAGGTCCCTAGATGTCACTGGGGTAGTAtaactttcaaaaagtacatatttgcaCCCTAAAGAattcatattagtacatcaaatgtatacatgtctgTAAATTGTACATATGACCATTTTAACTgctgctgtcccagtgacagctcaAAGTTCATATGTCTGTCAAGATTTTTATGCAACATTGAAATAAATAACACCTGGAAATTTAAAAagtatataaattatatttatacatacatataatataaataatacaaaatataaaatattacgttaactaaataattattgttgttatGTCATTATAATATCATCATATTATATTATGTTATTGACTATGGACACAAACTGTAAGGAAAAAATTTATGTTCTACTCCGCCATCTAGTGTAGAAAAAGCGACAGTACATAGGTGCTGAAAGATACGTATGTTACTGTAAATCATtgaagaaatattttaattcttacatttctatttacaaatcTATTTTCTTATATTCTgacaatttaattaaattaatatatattttaaattaatttaattttctttcGGCATCGGAGTTTTGTTTACTGTCTGTTGACAGGCTGTGTCTTCTTTAGTAGTCATActtttacatttacttaaatatGTAGATTGACCTACAGCCACAGAAATAATAATTTCCCTTGCGTCAAATTCCTTTCTTACAAGGCaagtttacattaaaaaaaaaggttacACCACAATTGTGTCTGATTGGTCCGAATTACAGGCCAAGTCTGTGAATCCGGTCCCGTGATTGGTCCTTATCCGAAGTCTGCCACAGTGTTCGCGTTGTGATTGGACAGCTGCTTCGTCGTCATCTTGATACAATGTAGCTAGGTTGGTTCTTCCTTCTCTTTAACGTAGGTATTAGTTTAATATATAGATAAGTTAACGATCTACTAAATTAATTAATCGTTGTACCGGCCATACGTTTAGTCCGCTTAAACAAAGCATGCGCAGGGTGACGCTTTTTGTCAACGGAACCTCCAAAAATGGCAAGGTGAGTGCGTACGCACACACAGTCCACGTTTAACTCCAGTAAGTGAGCTCGAGAACAGTGATGTCCTGATAATGGCACGAAGCATATCTATGCCTTCATCTCACTTTGGTTACTAGAGATACAACAGACGACTAGATAAAACGCAGATCTGACCTTTTAAATTGTGATTAATCACCTGATTGTATCACCTTATGATAAGGCCAAAGTTAAGCTTTAGGGCTCGTGctttaatgttgtttatttgtattGTACTAACATTATTCAGACTAATTACGTATATCAAAacgttttaaaatacatttgtattatGTAGCCTACCTTCTTTTATATTCTGAAGGATTGAATGTTGAGTTAGAATTAATGAAATCAATTCAGTTTATATattgttaaatatttaataactatAAATTGATTTTGTTTCCGCTTCGTATTAATCCAGAAGTTTCTGTGggtgttaaaggggtcatatcatgatatttaaaaaataatgtaaaataactctttggtgtccccagagtgcgtatgtgaagttttagctcaaaaaacCATAAAGATAagttattatagcatgttaaatttgccactttgtaggtgtgaacaaaatgtgccttttttgggtgtgtcctttaaaatgcaaatgagctgatgaaattcaaacactgaatgcaataatggtggtttgtgCCGTCCCAATTGTGTTGTcaattattctctctctctctctctctctctctctctctctctctctctctctctgcaagaAATAACAGggtcatggttggatagtgcagattaagggacggtattattgtaataagaCTTACTACCTAcatcacaaaacaggcgaaatctgatTGACCTATTTTGCACATGCTTGcacagaatggtttaccaaaactaagttactgggttgtttttttcacagtttcaaggttgatagaagcactagggacccaattatagcacttaaacattgaacaAGTTAGAATTTCATGCTATGGCCCCTTTAAAGTTTtgctaaaccattctctgcaagcatatgCAAAACTTCGCTCCCTGTGTGAGGTCAGAatgggatcttattataattataacgccccttaatctgcattaatCAACTACGGCACTGctgtttagtgcagagatcagctcacttgcattttaaaggacacacccaaaaactgcacatttttgctcacacatacaaagtggcaattttaacaagctataataaattatctatatggtattatggagataaaacttcacataggTACTCATAGGAcacaaaatatgtattttacatcttaaaaaagtcttgtgaaatttcCCCTTTAGAGAGTATATTGTAATATCTAATTTCTTTTGCAGGTTGTAGCTGTTTATGGGACTCTGTCCGATCTTTTGACAGTCGCCAGCAATAAATTGGGAATCAGGGCTTGTAACCTTTATAATGGGAAAGGTGGACTCATAGATGACATTGCTCTCATCAGGTGAGATACCTTTGACGTCATTAATTCTTTCATATTTCAGGAAAGAGAGCTTACACAGTGCACACTTCTAAAAATAAGGGTGCGTAAAATGTCCTTCACAGCGATgccacacagaaaacattcagctaaaaatggttcttctgtgaTATCATGTAACACCTTAAAGTAAGCGTAATGGAAAATCACACCTCAGTTCCCTGTTATTCTATATCAGCATGAGCTCAGTATGAATAAACAAAAGACCTAACAGAGATCACATCGAGCTTTGTACTCAAATATTAAGTAGAAGAGGGAAATTGAAGGTCATGTGACAGGATGCCAATATCTGTGTATGTGTTCCACAGAGATGATGATGTGTTATACGTGTCAGAAGGGGATGCTTTTATCAgtaagttgttcattttaaaatcttttttgtaGTTCAGCTGTGACTTTCTTACAAATAACACTTGAAGATGAATATTtgtactatatttattttttaggtcCTCAGAGCGATGGAAAGACATCAGATGACAACTCAGGTTCACAGACCGATTGGCTGACACTTAATATCGGTGGCCGGCTTTTTACAACCACTAGGTAATCATACAGGAGGCTTTGCTTTCATATTTGCCCGAAGGTCATGCATTACAGTGATTTTACAATGGTTAGGCACGACACAAACCCTCCTAACTGTATGTAGTAAAATCACCATACCGCACAGTTTAACATTTTATGTGGATTACCATCAGAATGTGAGCAAACTATGCATTGATATATTGTCTGCACACGCATGCATGTTTAACCTTTGAACATTATCATTTATGTCAAATGTTTGCTTTTGTTTTAGGAGTACTCTTGTGAATAAAGAGCCAGACAGTATGTTGGCAAACATGTTTAGAGAAAAGAGTAAGTTTCACAAGTTTTCATTTCATGCATTGTTTTGCTAGTTTAAAGatcaaaatgtaatgtttttcctCCACTATGTGAACCTCAGATGTCTGGGGTAATAAGCAGGATGAACACGGGGCTTACCTCATTGACCGCAGCCCGGACTACTTTGAGCCCATCCTAAATTACCTAAGGCACGGCCAGATCATTGTCAATGAAGGAATAAATTTACTCGGTGAGTACCTGTGACATTTACTGATGGGCAAGACTCATTCATCTCATTTGTTACTACgtgataaaataataaatgtaccTGGTAAAATCACGGTAATCTACAGGGATTAGCAtaaaccaggactagaccttagtttaattatgaaatataactagttttaacaaacatgccttactaaatgcctcagtgcaagttgttttcagtttggatagctcttacatttattttagtctaggactagtccgggaaaccgcccctaaatgtTTAATGAAGGTGCAATACATATCAAAAGATatcaatttttattttcatacttTTCAACTTGATACTTAAAATGGGTGTTTCCCAGACAGGACTTAAGTCAGTCCAAGACTTAAATGCTTGTTTGCCTTAATtaaaaacagcttgcactggcatatcttaAAGgggtcccagactaaaatgcatgtttgagctgccttaatttaaaaacaacttgcataTCAGTACCATTGTATTGTcccaagatgcacaccagtaatgtttttttttttgtaaggtatgtttgtaaaaactacttaaatgtcataATATAACTAaaacctagtcctggattaatctaagccctgtctgggaaactgccctaAAATGTATTCGTGCCATTGTTTTACCTCAAGATGCAtactagaggtcttcacgggtgggtccacttagatccgataACTCGAGGTCCGAGCCGAGCCCCAAACCCAAAGTGAGCCTCGGACAAAGGTCGGGAATAATATTGGCGGCATCGGGTCtctgtaatttaaaatgaatatgtTTTTGCTGAACGGACCAGAGACGACCCAACCTATCTCGCGTATGCACATCAACTCCTTTTCCAAACCCTCCTTTGTTTGCCAAGAGTGCTTGTGATGttgtgtggctggcggtaggttaattttcgcTGAGACAGACGTGTCAATCAAATTTAAATGCGCATTTTAGCAGTTACCTTGGTGTCGTCgtcaaaaaaaggaaaataaatcCCCACTGGGTCGGACTCGGGTCgggtctttattaaaaaaaatttattcttGCACGTCAGGTTCGGTTAAAAAATTATTCTGGTCATTTCGGGTCAGGTAcgtttctttggacccgagaagacctctaatgCACACccgtaatgttttttgtaaggtatgtttgttaaactacttaaatgtcctaatataactaaggcctagtctgggattaatttaaaccctgtccgggaaactgccccaaagtatataaaataaaatatattgtcATTGATTGTAGTTTATTATCATGTTATATTCCAAATCAATTCAACTCTTAGTAATGTTTTTATGGTTTTAGGAGTACTGGAAGAAGCTCGATTCTTCGGAGTTGAGCAGTTGGCTGAACAGCTAGAGGCCGCCATAAAGGTAACAGAATGGAAATGTTTCTATACATTCACTTTTATCAACGTAcagatgttttatttgtttgtttgtttcacaACAGAACTCTCATCCACCTGAAGATCACTCTCCACTCTCCCGGAAAGAATTTGTTCGGTTTCTGCTGGCTACGCCAACCAAATCTGAGCTACGCTGTCAGGTAGAGGATGTGTTTTGGGATTGAATAGTTTAGTCGTGTTTTAACATCACACAAGCTGCGTTTCTTAACATCACACAATCGCACTTGTGGTATTTTCATTTCATGCACTTGACGTTTTTTTGTGACGCTGCATGAAGCATGTCCGGTGACCTCTTTTCATTGCAGTTTTGTAATATATATCACTTTTAcaaattgcctgaaaaaccacctcatcCGAGCATAAAGACATTTTTGCCATATATGGAACATATATGCGAAATTGCCGTGTTTCCATTGGGCGAATTTTCAATTTGAACAATTTAAATGGTAATGGAAACATAGCTACAGTCATGGTTCAGTGATAGATGCCCTCTACTcatattagtttttttcttcCTAGGGTCTGAATTTTAGTGGAGCTGATCTTTCTCGGCTGGATTTACGCTATATAAATTTTAAGATGGCAAATCTGAGTCGTTGTAATCTCACCTATGCAAACCTGTGCTGCTCAAACCTGGAGAGAGCGGACCTATCTGGAGCCAACCTGGATGTGAGCTGAACATCTCTCATCTATTTTAGATAATAGTAATTGAATGTGAAATTGCGAATGAAGTGCTATTTATGGTTTTGTGAATCATGATTAATGCATGATTTACAATTTCACATTTTGTTTACGTGGAAGTCATGTTGATTTGAGAATTCTTTTTAGTAtcccagcctgatctcacgggAATTCGTATATATGTCATGAGTATGAAGTACAAAGTACGATaattaaaaaaactatattaaaaCCCAACCATGCCCCTAACTGCACCATCACGGGTGAAAgcaaattatacaaaaatgtatgtggtcatacgaattagccGTCTCGTAAGATACATACGAATAATTATAACATCGTGTTGACTATCCCCTTAATAAATTCTGCCAACATGATGTGCTACAGGGTGCTAATCTTCAGGGTGTGAAGATGCTTTGCTCGAATGCAGAGGGAGCGTCGCTGAAAGGTTGTAACTTTGAGGATCCATCTGGGCTAAAGGCTAATTTGGAGGGTAAAATTACACGCAAGCATttactttaaacaaaatttcTTCTGCAAAATGAATGTTACGTTTCATCTTCTTGTTTGTAACCGGTTAATTGTTGTACTAGGAGCTAATCTGAAAGGGGTTGACATGGAAGGCAGTCAGATGACTGGGATAAACCTGCGTGTGGCTACCCTGAAGAATGCTAAGCTAAAAAACTGTAACCTGCGCGGTGCTACATTAGCAGGCACAGATCTCGAGGTAAAAAATCAGTGATGTAACAAATCTTCTTATTTAAATTGGgaactttttatttaaaatgtttaaaagttGTAAAACTTTCTAGGTTTAATTAGCCTTTTTAGATTCAGTGTGAAATATTCAGCAGTCCACTGCTGCACCGGGTTTCCTTAGACTTTTTCGCAAACCAAACTGAAGATGTATCATCACTACAcaacttaaaggtgcattgtataacttttaaaaggatctctttacagaaatgcaatataatatacataactatatatcagtgattgtgtttttctttaaaaaacacaaagtcaCCATTTTGCACGGACacgtagccctaaacggacaaagtGCTCCACAGAGCACCTTTCGTCATTACATTGTCTCAGATGACGACAAgtttttgtcctgtggtggctactgtagcttctctatgcattatGAAAGGGAGGGGAGTGCTGTTGGTTGCAACCGCACTGCTAGATGCTGCcaaaatctacacagtgcacctttaacatGAACTTAGATTAATAAATAGTGCAGTAGTAGTATTGTTCATTGAaacttcatgttagctaatgcattaaagggacactccacttttttaaaaaaaaataggctcattttctagctcccctagagttaaacatttgatttttacagttttggaatccattcagccaatctctggGTCtagcagtaccacttttagcatagtttagcataaatCATTTAAtcttattagaccattagcatcgctaataagaagtgaaaaataaccaaagagtttcaatatttttcctttttaaaactagactcttctgtagttacattgtgtactaagaccgacagaaaaatAGCAGTTATTGCtattggtaactttcaatagcaggggactattttcgggcgttgcgtaatatcactacgcctcctgcagccatgttacgctagcaaagtccttgattattacgccagaatgagggtatagttcctagccatatctgcatagaaagtcacaacttttaattttccgtcggcctTAGTATACGATGTAACTACgatttaactacagaagagtcatttttgagtgcaatgctaatggtctaatcagattcaatggattatgctaagctatgctaaaagtggtagcgctagacccagagatcagctgaatggattccaaaactgtaaaaatcaaatgtttaactctagaggagctggaaaatgagcctattttcaaaaaaagtggactttccctttaacatatgttgacaaatacaaccttattgtgaagtgttacCAAACTGAGTTTTTCTTGTGCAGAACTGCGATCTCTCAGGCTGTGATCTACAAGAAGCGAACCTGCGTGGCTCAAACGTGAAAGGAGCTATTTTCGAAGAGATGCTGACTCCACTGCACATGTCCCAAAGTGTGAGATAACCAATTATGTTGCGCCTCTCCCGACGACCTCACCAGCCAGCCACGCCTCTCCCCACTTCCTGTTTCACGCTCCTGTGGAACTGTATGCAATACAATTCTAGCACTTGATTTGCCCCGCCCCTTCAATTTTAGCTTTATTCTCATGCACTAGTGCACATCCATGGCCAAAAAAGGAAAAAGCTTCTTGTAGAGATCACAAATGTTTAAACATCTCACCAAACCAAACCTATTGCTTTTaagtttttaagttttttttaaaccattgctGAATCGTCTGATTTTGTGTTTGATTCCAGATGAAGAAGTTCACATTTCAGTCGATGAATACAACCAAATATATCTAACTATAATGAGGCTTATAATAGAGGCTTATATTGCCATTGTTGCACAGCTTACCGCAGATAAAACATACTAGTAGCGTTTGTATATAGAGtacttaaataaataatcacATTTCGTATAGGAGACAGGTCTGGTTTAAAATATGCAACACATAGCTCTTACATGATGTCCTTCCTCTCGTATTTAAACACAAAGTGTTTTCTGTTCGTTGTTTCATCTACCTCCCATCCCGCACTCCTCTTTTTATTAGTCTCACTTCACTTAATGTTTTCGAATCCATGCAGTCATGCGAAGACTTCaaccaaaaacaaaccaaaatttgCTGCAGACTTTGACATATTAACCCTTTGATAACTGTGTAATAGCCATAggttaatatgcacaataatTAACCAGTGGTGCCAATATGCTGGTTTATAtgattactttttttttatctatgTGAATGTTATTTTTTCAACTCCTCACTCTTTAACCCTCCCAgctttataaaataatgtttattttagttgTTGAACATGTTGACGCGACCAACCGTTGTTCACCCAGACCAAAAAGTTATGAATTATGTTTCTGGTGTCATTTTCAAATCCGGTGCTTCCTTTCTGGTTATCGTGG
This window encodes:
- the kctd9a gene encoding BTB/POZ domain-containing protein KCTD9a, with product MRRVTLFVNGTSKNGKVVAVYGTLSDLLTVASNKLGIRACNLYNGKGGLIDDIALIRDDDVLYVSEGDAFISPQSDGKTSDDNSGSQTDWLTLNIGGRLFTTTRSTLVNKEPDSMLANMFREKNVWGNKQDEHGAYLIDRSPDYFEPILNYLRHGQIIVNEGINLLGVLEEARFFGVEQLAEQLEAAIKNSHPPEDHSPLSRKEFVRFLLATPTKSELRCQGLNFSGADLSRLDLRYINFKMANLSRCNLTYANLCCSNLERADLSGANLDGANLQGVKMLCSNAEGASLKGCNFEDPSGLKANLEGANLKGVDMEGSQMTGINLRVATLKNAKLKNCNLRGATLAGTDLENCDLSGCDLQEANLRGSNVKGAIFEEMLTPLHMSQSVR